One Camelus dromedarius isolate mCamDro1 chromosome 6, mCamDro1.pat, whole genome shotgun sequence genomic region harbors:
- the PRDM1 gene encoding PR domain zinc finger protein 1 isoform X4, which yields MEKIYCGGELHHFIDGFNEEKSNWLRYVNPAHSAREQNLAACQNGMNIYFYTIKPIPANQELLVWYCRDFAERLHHPYPGELTMMNLTQTQSHPKQQSTEKHDLCPKNGPKREYSVKEILKLDSHPYKGKDLHRSNISLLTSEKDTEDYRKNRSPEMPFYPRVVYPIRAPLPEDFLKASLAYGMERPTYITQSPIPSSTTPSPSARSSPDRSLQSASPHSSPGNTVSPLAPGSQEHRDSYAYLNAPYGPEGLGSYPGYAPPSHLQPAFVPSYNAHYPKFLLPPYGMHCNSLGAVGNINGGINNFGLFPRLYPVYSSLLGGGGLPPPLLAPASLPSSLPSEGARRLLPEHPREVLVPAPHSAFSLPGAAASLKDKACSPTSGSPTAGTAASAEHVVQPKATSAAMATPGGDEAVNLIKNKRSMTGYKTLPYPLKKQNGKIKYECNVCAKTFGQLSNLKVHLRVHSGERPFKCQTCNKGFTQLAHLQKHYLVHTGEKPHECQVCHKRFSSTSNLKTHLRLHSGEKPYQCKVCPAKFTQFVHLKLHKRLHTRERPHKCAQCHKSYIHLCSLKVHLKGHCPMAPATGLPLDDLTRINEEIEKFDISDNADRLEDMEDTVDVASVVEKEILAVVRKEKEETGLKMSLQRNLGNGLLSGCSLYESTDPSLLKLPPSNPLPLGPVKVKQETVEPVDP from the exons ATGGAAAAG ATCTATTGCGGAGGGGAGCTTCACCACTTCATCGACGGCTTTAATGAGGAGAAGAGTAACTGGCTACGTTATGTGAATCCAGCGCACTCGGCCCGGGAGCAGAACCTGGCTGCCTGTCAGAACGGCATGAACATCTATTTCTACACCATCAAGCCCATCCCTGCCAACCAGGAGCTGCTTGTGTGGTATTGCCGGGACTTTGCCGAAAGACTTCACCACCCTTATCCCGGAGAGCTGACAATGATGAATCTCA cgCAAACCCAGAGCCATCCAAAGCAGCAGAGCACTGAGAAACATGATCTTTGCCCAAAGAATGGCCCAAAGAGAGAGTACAGTGTGAAAGAAATCCTCAAGTTGGACTCCCACCCCTACAAAGGAAAGGACTTACACCGTTCCAACATTTCACTCCTCACTTCAGAAAAGGACACGGAGGACTACAGAAAAAACAGGAGCCCCGAAATGCCCTTCTACCCTCGGGTGGTGTACCCGATCCGGGCCCCTCTCCCGGAAGACTTTTTGAAAGCTTCCCTGGCCTACGGGATGGAGAGGCCGACTTACATCACTCAGTCCCCCATCCCGTCCTCCACGACGCCCAGCCCCTCGGCGCGCAGCAGCCCGGATCGGAGCCTCCAGAGCGCCAgccctcacagcagccctgggaacaCGGTGTCGCCCCTGGCTCCCGGCTCCCAGGAGCACCGGGACTCCTACGCCTACTTGAACGCGCCCTACGGCCCCGAAGGGCTAGGCTCCTACCCGGGATACGCGCCGCCCTCGCACCTCCAGCCAGCCTTCGTCCCCTCCTACAACGCGCACTACCCCAAGTTCCTCCTGCCCCCCTACGGCATGCACTGCAACAGCCTGGGCGCCGTGGGCAACATCAACGGCGGCATCAACAACTTCGGCCTCTTCCCGAGGCTCTATCCCGTGTACAGCAGCCTCCTGGGCGGAGGCGGCCTGCCTCCCCCGCTGCTGGCGccggcctccctccccagctcgcTGCCCTCAGAAGGGGCGCGCCGGCTGCTGCCGGAGCATCCCCGGGAGGTGCTGGTGCCGGCGCCGCACAGTGCCTTCTCCCTCCCCGGGGCGGCTGCCAGCCTGAAGGACAAGGCCTGCAGTCCCACCAGCGGATCCCCGACGGCCGGCACTGCCGCCTCGGCTGAGCACGTGGTGCAGCCCAAAGCTACCTCAGCTGCCATGGCCACGCCCGGTGGCGACGAGGCCGTGAATCTCATCAAGAACAAAAGGAGCATGACCGGCTACAAGACGCTCCCCTACCCCCTGAAGAAGCAGAACGGCAAGATTAAGTATGAATGCAACGTTTGCGCCAAGACTTTCGGCCAGCTCTCAAATCTGAAG GTCCACCTCAGAGTGCACAGTGGAGAACGGCCTTTCAAATGCCAGACTTGCAACAAGGGCTTCACCCAGCTCGCCCACCTGCAGAAACACTACCTGGTACACACGGGAGAAAAGCCACACGAATGCCAG GTTTGCCACAAGCGATTCAGCAGCACCAGCAATCTCAAGACCCACTTGCGACTCCACTCGGGAGAGAAACCTTACCAGTGCAAGGTATGTCCTGCCAAGTTCACCCAGTTTGTGCACCTGAAACTCCACAAGCGCCTCCACACCCGGGAGCGGCCCCACAAATGTGCCCAGTGCCACAAGAGCTACATCCATCTCTGCAGCCTCAAGGTCCACCTGAAGGGGCACTGTCCCATGGCCCCGGCCACCGGGCTGCCCCTGGATGACCTGACCCGAATCAACGAAGAGATCGAGAAGTTCGACATCAGCGACAATGCGGACCGGCTGGAGGACATGGAGGACACCGTCGACGTGGCCTCCGTGGTGGAGAAGGAAATTCTGGCTGTGgtcagaaaagagaaggaagaaactgGCCTGAAAATGTCTTTGCAAAGAAACCTGGGGAACGGACTGCTCTCAGGGTGTAGCCTTTATGAGTCCACTGACCCGTCCCTCCTGAAGTTGCCTCCCAGCAACCCACTACCTCTGGGACCTGTGAAGGTCAAACAAGAAACAGTCGAACCAGTGGATCCTTaa